One Capra hircus breed San Clemente chromosome 27, ASM170441v1, whole genome shotgun sequence DNA window includes the following coding sequences:
- the GOLGA7 gene encoding golgin subfamily A member 7 has translation MRPQQAPVSGKVFIQRDYSSGTRCQFQTKFPAELENRIDRQQFEETVRTLNNLYAEAEKLGGQSYLEGCLACLTAYTIFLCMETHYEKVLKKVSKYIQEQNEKIYAPQGLLLTDPIERGLRVIEITIYEDRGMSSGR, from the exons ATGAGGCCGCAGCAGGCGCCGGTGTCCGGGAAGGTCTTCATTCAGCGAGACTACAGCAGTGGCACCCGCTGCCAGTTCCAGACCAAGTTCCCCGCGGAGCTGGAGAACCGG ATTGATCGGCAGCAATTTGAAGAAACAGTTCGGACCCTAAATAACCTTTATGCCGAGGCCGAGAAGCTTGGGGGCCAGTCGTATCTGGAAGGCTGCCTGGCTTGTCTAACAGCGTACACCATCTTCTTGTGCATGGAAACTCATTATGAGAAG GTCCTGAAGAAAGTCTCCAAATACATTCAAGAGCAGAATGAGAAGATCTACGCCCCACAAGGCCTCCTCCTGACAGATCCCATCGAGAGAGGACTGCGAGTT ATTGAAATTACCATTTATGAAGACAGAGGCATGAGCAGTGGAAGATAA